One Pseudomonadota bacterium DNA window includes the following coding sequences:
- a CDS encoding TIGR02584 family CRISPR-associated protein: MKNILLSVVGLSTQVITETLYALHQNGREVHALHVITTRNGRDIVFADLLAGGNGYYHKYLSEYEIDPDTIDFGYENIHVISDSHGVEIDDIISESDNEYLLQQCFELAFKFTRESETAVFFSIAGGRKTMSACLTLAAQFYGRPQDRLYHVLVSPEFESNRNFYFPPKHSEEIELKDKNGQVYYKSTKYAQINLISVPFISIREKLSKDFLKEPKSPGALMLSLIKEDETKLTVSLKSKKILYKNLEQDIMPAHLALYAFFALRKNECQKKSCGACRDCFVDIQTIFNNQNRITEIYKKLCKTRPIEEMSDSGITGLDNNNFNSFKSKIRKTLLNKFGPYALKDIEIASIGQRPGVKYGILMDKDKMEFVC, translated from the coding sequence ATGAAAAATATACTGCTTTCAGTTGTTGGTTTAAGCACGCAGGTAATTACCGAGACCTTGTATGCTCTGCATCAAAACGGCCGTGAGGTGCATGCCTTGCATGTAATAACCACACGAAACGGAAGAGATATAGTTTTTGCTGATCTTCTGGCCGGAGGCAATGGTTATTATCATAAATATTTAAGTGAATACGAGATTGACCCTGATACCATTGATTTCGGTTATGAAAATATCCATGTAATCAGCGACAGTCATGGTGTTGAAATAGATGACATTATCAGCGAATCGGATAATGAGTATCTTTTACAACAATGTTTTGAGCTTGCATTTAAATTCACGAGAGAATCTGAAACAGCGGTATTTTTTTCAATAGCAGGTGGCAGAAAAACTATGAGCGCCTGCCTTACGCTTGCTGCGCAATTTTATGGAAGGCCGCAGGACAGGTTGTATCATGTACTGGTTTCCCCGGAATTTGAAAGCAACCGTAATTTCTATTTTCCTCCGAAACATTCCGAAGAAATTGAACTAAAAGATAAAAACGGGCAGGTATATTACAAGAGTACAAAGTATGCACAGATAAATCTTATTTCCGTTCCCTTCATATCTATAAGGGAAAAACTGTCAAAGGATTTTCTCAAAGAGCCCAAATCTCCCGGAGCGCTTATGCTTTCATTGATAAAAGAAGATGAAACAAAGCTCACGGTAAGCCTAAAATCAAAGAAGATATTATATAAAAACCTGGAACAGGACATTATGCCTGCCCATCTTGCTCTTTATGCCTTTTTTGCCTTGCGTAAAAATGAATGTCAGAAAAAAAGCTGCGGTGCATGCAGAGATTGTTTCGTGGATATTCAGACAATATTTAATAATCAAAACAGGATTACTGAAATATACAAAAAACTTTGCAAAACCAGACCGATTGAGGAAATGAGCGACAGCGGCATTACCGGCCTGGATAATAATAATTTCAACTCTTTTAAGTCAAAGATAAGAAAAACCCTACTCAACAAATTTGGCCCATACGCTTTAAAAGATATTGAAATAGCATCCATCGGGCAAAGGCCGGGAGTAAAGTACGGAATTTTGATGGATAAGGATAAAATGGAGTTTGTGTGTTGA